A stretch of Macrobrachium rosenbergii isolate ZJJX-2024 chromosome 12, ASM4041242v1, whole genome shotgun sequence DNA encodes these proteins:
- the LOC136844036 gene encoding zinc finger SWIM domain-containing protein 3-like yields MERDTSEEVENTLELHASAELQEYQASSYAAQGQDDIQADTTSVFRDIFSSDTFSSFNEFDYLFKKYQNQTGSVFRVKSSSSVISENKRRQHQIPSELKYGCVSFVCVHYGNPSRKGLGIRQKQRYLPCGCNVLVALTARKNKLVITKTYLQHNHEVSVALQPFYSQKRRLTSSEMGDVEDVVKLNPDNKQLKSFLQGKYNKAVNMQDVRNLKRKVQSGNGMSDIGKLTEIVDEIVNAGKGKIDISLDESRAIQMIAFATNEMISMYCKYPEMIFMDGTYKINKYNYPLYMILVQDNLGRGRAVFYAFVRSETADMMLEIMSSFCRMMENINHTKTVMTDKDQNEIQAVRALLPKADVLLCKFHVLQYFKKKVSKLVLPVPKKNEIFGT; encoded by the coding sequence ATGGAGAGAGACACTTCTGAAGAAGTTGAAAACACCTTGGAGTTACATGCATCAGCAGAACTACAGGAATATCAAGCCAGTTCATATGCTGCCCAGGGACAAGACGACATACAGGCAGACACAACATCTGTCTTCAGGGACATTTTCTCCTCTGATACGTTCAGCTCATTTAATGAATTTGACTACCTTTTCAAGAAATATCAGAATCAGACAGGGTCCGTGTTTCGAGTGAAGTCTTCTAGCTCCGTTATCAGTGAAAATAAGCGTCGTCAGCATCAAATTCCATCTGAACTGAAGTACGGCTGTGTTTCATTCGTGTGTGTACACTATGGAAATCCGAGCCGGAAAGGACTAGGCATAAGACAAAAACAGAGATATCTCCCTTGTGGCTGCAATGTGTTAGTGGCGCTGACCGCAAGAAAAAACAAGCTAGTTATTACAAAGACATATCTGCAGCATAATCATGAAGTCAGTGTAGCTTTACAGCCCTTCTATAGCCAGAAACGCAGACTCACAAGTTCGGAGATGGGAGACGTAGAGGATGTTGTGAAACTTAACCCAGACAACAAGCAATTAAAATCCTTTCTTCAGGGTAAATACAACAAAGCAGTAAACATGCAAGATGTACGAAATTTGAAGCGAAAGGTGCAAAGTGGGAATGGAATGTCAGATATTGGTAAGTTGACAGAAATAGTGGATGAAATTGTGAATGCAGGAAAAGGAAAGATAGATATATCACTGGATGAAAGTAGGGCCATCCAAATGATTGCATTTGCTACTAATGAAATGATaagcatgtactgtaaatatccCGAAATGATTTTCATGGATGGGacttacaaaattaacaaatacaattaTCCACTCTACATGATTCTAGTCCAAGACAATCTAGGTCGTGGCAGGGctgttttttatgcatttgtaagAAGTGAAACAGCAGACATGATGCTGGAGATAATGTCATCGTTTTGTAGGATGATGGAGAATATTAACCACACAAAGACAGTTATGACTGACAAAGACCAGAACGAAATTCAAGCAGTCCGTGCCTTACTTCCGAAAGCAGACGTATTACTTTGCAAGTTTCATGTATTGCAATACTTCAAGAAAAAGGTGTCTAAACTTGTGCTTCCTGTtcctaaaaagaatgaaatctttGGTACTTGA